From Saimiri boliviensis isolate mSaiBol1 chromosome 9, mSaiBol1.pri, whole genome shotgun sequence, a single genomic window includes:
- the GZF1 gene encoding GDNF-inducible zinc finger protein 1 — protein MESGAVLLESKSSPFNLLHEMHELRLLGHLCDVTVSVEYQGVRKDFMAHKAVLAATSKFFKEVFLNEKSVDGSRTNVYLNEVQVADFASFLEFVYTAKVQVEEDRVQRMLETAEKLKCLDLSETCFQLKKQMLESVLLELQNFSESQEVEGSSGSQVSAAPVPRASVGTDSPHPNGLTDSLGGPGERASNGMSSDLPRKSKDKLDKKKEVVKPSYPKIRRASGRLAGRKVFVEIPKKKYTRRLREQQKSAESDVGDFRYPQDQSPDRVGAEMELVIKNEGCQAGAKLEEVSKKAGAEEEEEEEEEEEEGEKKKSNFKCSICEKAFLYEKSFLKHIKHRHGVATEVVYRCDTCSQTFANRCNLKSHQRHVHSSERHFPCELCGKKFKRKKDVKRHVLQVHEGGGERHRCGQCGKGLSSKTALRLHERTHTGDRPYGCTECGARFSQPSALKTHMRIHTGEKPFVCDECGARFTQNHMLIYHKRCHTGERPFMCETCGKSFASKEYLKHHNRIHTGSKPFKCEVCFRTFAQRNSLYQHIKVHTGERPYCCDQCGKQFTQLNALQRHRRIHTGERPFMCNACGRTFTDKSTLRRHTSIHDKNTPWKSFLVIVDGSPKNDDGHKTEQPDEEYVSSKLSDKLLSFAENGHFHNLATVQGTVPTMQDTSADTASKSDATMVPQDALLATTIGELSELTPQTDSVPTQLHSLSNME, from the exons ATGGAAAGTGGTGCGGTTCTGCTGGAATCCAAGTCCTCACCATTTAACCTACTGCATGAAATGCATGAGCTTCGTCTCCTGGGCCACCTGTGTGACGTGACAGTCAGCGTGGAGTATCAGGGCGTCCGCAAAGACTTCATGGCCCACAAGGCAGTGCTGGCTGCCACCAGCAAGTTTTTTAAGGAAGTGTTCCTTAATGAGAAGAGTGTGGATGGTTCTAGGACTAATGTCTACTTAAATGAAGTGCAGGTTGCTGACTTTGCTTCATTTCTTGAGTTTGTCTACACTGCAAAGGTACAGGTAGAAGAAGATCGGGTGCAGCGAATGCTGGAAACGGCTGAAAAGCTGAAATGTTTGGACCTCTCAGAAACTTGTTTTCAGTTAAAGAAACAGATGTTAGAGTCAGTACTTTTGGAGTTGCAAAATTTCTCAGAGTCTCAGGAGGTTGAGGGGAGCAGTGGCTCCCAAGTTAGTGCTGCTCCTGTCCCCAGGGCAAGTGTGGGCACGGATAGCCCTCACCCCAATGGCCTCACTGATTCCTTGGGTGGCCCAGGAGAGCGAGCCAGCAATGGCATGTCTTCAGATTTGCCGAGGAAGTCCAAGGACAAACTAGACAAGAAGAAAGAGGTAGTTAAACCTTCCTACCCTAAAATCAGGAGAGCTAGTGGAAGGCTGGCTGGAAGGAAGGTCTTTGTGGAGATCCCTAAAAAGAAATACACGAGAAGACTCCGAGAGCAGCAGAAAAGTGCTGAGAGTGATGTGGGGGACTTCAGGTATCCCCAGGACCAAAGCCCAGACAGGGTGGGCGCAGAGATGGAGCTGGTGATCAAAAATGAGGGTTGCCAAGCGGGTGCTAAGTTGGAGGAAGTGTCGAAGAAagcaggggcagaggaggaggaagaggaagaggaggaagaggaagagggggagaagaaaaagagcaaCTTTAAATGCAGCATCTGCGAGAAGGCATTTCTGTACGAGAAGAGCTTCCTGAAGCACATCAAGCACCGCCACGGCGTGGCCACTGAGGTGGTGTACCGCTGCGACACCTGCAGCCAGACCTTTGCCAACCGCTGCAACCTGAAGAGCCACCAGCGCCACGTGCACAGCAGCGAGCGCCACTTCCCATGCGAGCTGTGCGGGAAGAAGTTCAAGCGCAAGAAGGACGTGAAGCGGCACGTGCTGCAGGTGCACGAGGGCGGGGGCGAGCGGCACCGCTGCGGCCAGTGCGGCAAGGGCCTGAGTTCCAAGACAGCCCTGCGGTTGCACGAGCGCACACACACGGGCGACCGGCCCTACGGCTGCACCGAGTGTGGCGCCAGGTTCTCACAGCCGTCTGCACTCAAGACGCACATGAG AATTCATACAGGGGAAAAACCTTTTGTCTGTGATGAATGTGGTGCAAGATTCACTCAGAACCACATGCTGATTTATCATAAAAGGTGTCACACAG GTGAAAGACCTTTTATGTGTGAAACATGTGGCAAGAGTTTTGCTTCTAAGGAGTACTTAAAACACCACAACAGAATCCATACTGGATCCAAACCTTTTAAATGTGAAGTATGTTTCAGGACTTTTGCCCAGCGTAATTCACTCTACCAGCATATTAAAGTCCACACAG ggGAGCGTCCCTACTGCTGTGACCAGTGCGGCAAGCAGTTCACGCAGCTCAACGCACTCCAGCGCCACCGTCGCATCCACACAGGGGAGAGGCCATTCATGTGCAATGCGTGTGGACGAACCTTCACCGACAAGTCCACGCTTCGGCGGCACACCTCA ATACACGATAAGAATACTCCATGGAAGTCTTTCCTTGTCATTGTAGATGGCTCGCCCAAGAACGATGACGGGCACAAGACTGAACAGCCTGACGAAGAGTATGTGTCGTCCAAACTTTCAGATAAATTGCTGTCTTTTGCAGAAAATGGCCATTTCCACAACCTGGCTACAGTCCAAGGGACTGTACCTACCATGCAGGACACTTCTGCAGACACAGCCTCCAAGTCGGACGCCACCATGGTGCCCCAGGACGCCCTGCTGGCCACCACCATTGGTGAGCTTAGTGAGCTGACCCCACAGACAGACTCGGTGCCCACACAGCTTCACTCGTTGAGCAACATGGAGTAA
- the NXT1 gene encoding NTF2-related export protein 1 — MASVDFKTYVDQACRAAEEFVNVYYTTMDKRRRLLSRLYMGTATLVWNGNAVSGQESLSEFFEMLPSSEFQINVVDCQPVHDEATPSQTTVLVVICGSVKFEGNKQRDFNQNFILTAQASPSNTVWKIASDCFRFQDWAS; from the coding sequence ATGGCATCTGTGGATTTCAAGACCTACGTGGATCAGGCCTGCAGAGCTGCTGAGGAGTTTGTCAACGTCTACTACACCACCATGGATAAGCGGCGGCGTTTGCTCTCCCGCCTATACATGGGCACAGCCACCCTGGTCTGGAATGGCAATGCTGTTTCAGGACAAGAATCCTTGAGTGAGTTTTTTGAAATGTTGCCTTCCAGCGAGTTCCAAATCAACGTAGTAGACTGCCAGCCTGTTCATGATGAAGCCACACCGAGCCAGACCACAGTCCTTGTTGTGATCTGTGGATCAGTGAAATTTGAGGGCAACAAACAACGGGACTTCAACCAGAACTTCATCCTGACTGCCCAGGCCTCACCCAGCAACACAGTGTGGAAGATCGCAAGTGATTGCTTCCGCTTCCAGGACTGGGCCAGCTAG